A genomic segment from Juglans regia cultivar Chandler chromosome 14, Walnut 2.0, whole genome shotgun sequence encodes:
- the LOC108996853 gene encoding mitoferrin-like isoform X1, whose amino-acid sequence MASDATPKFQNPDFRPVPQTPDFHPELTVSDHDGLHFWQFMIAGSIAGSIEHMAMFPVDTLKTHMQALGSCPIKSVSVRQALQSILKSEGYAGLYRGIAAMGLGAGPAHAVYFSVYEVCKKFFSRGKPNNPAAHAVSGVCATVASDAVFTPMDMVKQRLQLSNSHYAGVWDCVKRVLREEGFGAFYASYRTTVLMNAPFTAVHFTTYESAKRALMEISPESASDERWVVHATAGAAAGALAAAVTTPLDVVKTQLQCQGVCGCDRFQSGSIRDVIQTIVKKDGYRGLMRGWIPRMLFHAPAAAICWSTYEASKAFFQELNSRRSKGGTVT is encoded by the exons ATGGCCTCAGACGCCACGCCTAAGTTCCAAAACCCGGACTTTCGGCCTGTACCACAGACCCCAGACTTCCACCCTGAGCTCACTGTCTCGGACCACGATGGCCTCCACTTTTGGCAGTTCATGATCGCCGGTTCGATCGCCGGCTCGATCGAGCACATGGCCATGTTCCCGGTCGACACCTTGAAGACCCACATGCAGGCCCTCGGGTCTTGCCCTATCAAGTCGGTCAGTGTCCGACAAGCCCTTCAATCGATTTTGAAATCGGAGGGCTACGCAGGGCTATACAGAGGCATCGCCGCAATGGGTCTCGGCGCGGGACCTGCTCATGCCGTTTACTTCTCGGTTTACGAGGTGTGCAAGAAGTTCTTCTCGCGTGGAAAACCGAACAACCCTGCGGCACACGCCGTCTCAGGCGTTTGCGCCACGGTTGCGAGCGATGCGGTGTTCACGCCGATGGATATGGTGAAGCAGAGGCTGCAGCTGAGCAATAGTCACTATGCGGGGGTCTGGGATTGCGTGAAGAGGGTGTTGAGGGAGGAAGGGTTTGGAGCTTTCTACGCATCGTATAGGACCACGGTGTTGATGAATGCCCCGTTTACAGCGGTACACTTCACGACCTATGAGTCTGCCAAGAGGGCCTTGATGGAGATTTCGCCGGAGAGCGCCAGCGATGAGCGGTGGGTAGTTCATGCCACCGCAGGCGCCGCTGCTGGCGCCTTGGCTGCTGCTGTGACCACACCGCTCGATGTGGTCAAGACCCAATTGCAGTGTCAG GGTGTTTGTGGATGCGACAGGTTTCAAAGTGGCTCAATCAGGGATGTAATTCAAACAATAGTTAAAAAGGATGGATACAGAGGGCTTATGCGGGGATGGATTCCACGGATGCTTTTCCATGCTCCTGCTGCTGCAATTTGCTGGTCTACATATGAAGCCTCAAAAGCTTTCTTCCAAGAACTCAATAGTCGCCGCAGTAAAGGTGGCACAGTCACCTGA
- the LOC108996853 gene encoding mitoferrin-like isoform X2 translates to MASDATPKFQNPDFRPVPQTPDFHPELTVSDHDGLHFWQFMIAGSIAGSIEHMAMFPVDTLKTHMQALGSCPIKSVSVRQALQSILKSEGYAGLYRGIAAMGLGAGPAHAVYFSVYEVCKKFFSRGKPNNPAAHAVSGVCATVASDAVFTPMDMVKQRLQLSNSHYAGVWDCVKRVLREEGFGAFYASYRTTVLMNAPFTAVHFTTYESAKRALMEISPESASDERWVVHATAGAAAGALAAAVTTPLDVVKTQLQCQVSKWLNQGCNSNNS, encoded by the exons ATGGCCTCAGACGCCACGCCTAAGTTCCAAAACCCGGACTTTCGGCCTGTACCACAGACCCCAGACTTCCACCCTGAGCTCACTGTCTCGGACCACGATGGCCTCCACTTTTGGCAGTTCATGATCGCCGGTTCGATCGCCGGCTCGATCGAGCACATGGCCATGTTCCCGGTCGACACCTTGAAGACCCACATGCAGGCCCTCGGGTCTTGCCCTATCAAGTCGGTCAGTGTCCGACAAGCCCTTCAATCGATTTTGAAATCGGAGGGCTACGCAGGGCTATACAGAGGCATCGCCGCAATGGGTCTCGGCGCGGGACCTGCTCATGCCGTTTACTTCTCGGTTTACGAGGTGTGCAAGAAGTTCTTCTCGCGTGGAAAACCGAACAACCCTGCGGCACACGCCGTCTCAGGCGTTTGCGCCACGGTTGCGAGCGATGCGGTGTTCACGCCGATGGATATGGTGAAGCAGAGGCTGCAGCTGAGCAATAGTCACTATGCGGGGGTCTGGGATTGCGTGAAGAGGGTGTTGAGGGAGGAAGGGTTTGGAGCTTTCTACGCATCGTATAGGACCACGGTGTTGATGAATGCCCCGTTTACAGCGGTACACTTCACGACCTATGAGTCTGCCAAGAGGGCCTTGATGGAGATTTCGCCGGAGAGCGCCAGCGATGAGCGGTGGGTAGTTCATGCCACCGCAGGCGCCGCTGCTGGCGCCTTGGCTGCTGCTGTGACCACACCGCTCGATGTGGTCAAGACCCAATTGCAGTGTCAG GTTTCAAAGTGGCTCAATCAGGGATGTAATTCAAACAATAGTTAA